Proteins encoded together in one Desulfosporosinus meridiei DSM 13257 window:
- the flgK gene encoding flagellar hook-associated protein FlgK — protein MGSTFGGINILSRSLYAQQAGLDTVGHNIANASTDGYSRQRVNMVTVFPTGEVYGSRGQNQAGAGVAVGSIMRARDAFTDRQLWKESSTLGYSQTSSEALSKMEDVFSEPSDTGVQTVLNKFWTAWQTLSTNASDSGARTTVAQQGVAVVNTIQHAAQQLKDTVENINSAIELDVKSINQITSNIHTLNQQIAFTEVGGNDHANDLRDSRDLLVDQLSKLVNISVQEDSSGKYTIKSGSLNLVNDSGHTELSTATTIDPTFGYEVTKVTIASNGSPVDFTNGEVKALLDSRDSSSTGIFAYMTSLDKVSKFLLQDFNSVHRSGYGTDNVSGRNFFGADSNTDYNGAGALADGAWLNAITVNHEITDSAAGLAILAAKTAANGMVVTASSTNTDSEIPSVTVTGTYTGGSTPTAVMVKVASLDGLGKVSGISYSTDGGTNWSSDVTGSSPYQLTLKGMTINIDTSSLSAPAINNTYNFSLSTSNNASGDNAILLGNSLKTDVSATLGNISLDAFYTSMIGGLGIQSQDAQRLYTNQQTVINHLTNLRASTSGVNMDEEMTDMIRFQKGYNAAARVLTAMDEMLDKLINGTGVVGR, from the coding sequence ATGGGTTCCACCTTTGGCGGTATAAATATATTATCCAGAAGTTTATATGCTCAGCAGGCCGGGCTGGATACGGTGGGTCATAACATTGCCAATGCCAGTACAGATGGCTATTCCAGGCAGAGGGTCAATATGGTTACTGTCTTCCCGACAGGCGAGGTCTATGGTAGTCGTGGACAGAATCAAGCGGGTGCCGGAGTTGCAGTCGGGTCTATCATGAGAGCCAGAGATGCTTTTACAGATCGACAATTGTGGAAAGAATCCTCAACTCTTGGCTATAGTCAAACAAGCAGTGAAGCCCTAAGCAAAATGGAAGATGTCTTTAGTGAGCCTTCGGATACAGGGGTACAGACGGTGCTTAATAAATTTTGGACGGCTTGGCAAACCCTTTCGACCAATGCTTCCGATTCCGGGGCGCGTACAACTGTAGCTCAGCAGGGAGTTGCGGTTGTGAATACCATCCAGCATGCAGCTCAGCAACTTAAAGATACGGTCGAAAACATTAACTCAGCAATTGAATTAGATGTGAAGAGTATTAATCAAATTACCTCAAATATTCATACACTTAATCAGCAAATTGCCTTCACTGAGGTAGGGGGCAACGACCATGCTAATGATTTGCGCGACTCAAGGGATTTACTCGTGGATCAACTATCGAAGCTCGTTAATATTTCTGTACAAGAAGATAGTTCGGGGAAATACACGATAAAGTCCGGTAGTTTGAACTTAGTGAATGATTCCGGTCATACTGAGCTGAGTACAGCAACAACTATCGATCCGACGTTTGGTTATGAAGTTACCAAAGTTACCATTGCATCCAATGGTTCGCCGGTAGACTTTACGAATGGGGAAGTAAAGGCATTGCTCGATTCTCGGGATTCATCTTCAACCGGGATTTTTGCATACATGACCAGTTTGGATAAAGTTAGCAAGTTCTTATTGCAGGATTTCAATTCAGTGCATCGTTCAGGTTACGGTACTGATAACGTCTCCGGGCGCAATTTCTTTGGAGCAGACAGCAATACAGACTACAATGGGGCAGGTGCTCTTGCGGATGGTGCTTGGCTCAATGCGATAACGGTCAATCATGAAATCACAGATTCAGCAGCTGGATTAGCTATTTTAGCAGCTAAAACCGCGGCTAATGGAATGGTAGTCACGGCTAGTTCTACAAACACTGATAGTGAAATACCTTCGGTAACGGTTACAGGTACTTATACTGGTGGATCAACCCCGACTGCAGTCATGGTTAAGGTTGCTTCCCTTGATGGACTTGGCAAGGTTAGCGGAATTAGCTACTCTACTGATGGTGGAACTAATTGGAGCTCAGATGTAACTGGGTCAAGTCCATATCAACTTACTCTTAAAGGAATGACTATTAATATCGACACTTCTTCACTTAGTGCTCCTGCTATAAATAATACGTACAATTTTTCCTTGTCCACCAGTAATAATGCAAGTGGAGATAATGCTATTTTGTTAGGCAATTCTTTAAAAACTGATGTTTCTGCTACTCTGGGTAACATTTCCTTAGATGCCTTTTACACATCGATGATTGGTGGCTTGGGAATTCAATCCCAAGATGCCCAGCGTCTATATACTAATCAACAGACGGTAATTAATCATCTAACCAATCTCAGAGCCTCCACATCAGGAGTAAATATGGACGAAGAAATGACCGATATGATTAGATTTCAAAAAGGCTATAATGCGGCTGCAAGGGTTTTGACAGCCATGGATGAAATGCTGGATAAATTGATTAACGGCACAGGCGTTGTAGGTCGATAA
- a CDS encoding flagellar protein FlgN yields MSEALRNLNKNLERQVELYKELMTLEELKRKALVENNLLEIESVTAQEEAFISKVNLLEKERLLWAEQIGQELDKKPEDLTLAELADYYPPLDRIRHDLDHVVAQLQEIHEINSLLLRQAMKIVDYTVELMTHQESNTYTYPGQKTNDMTKKRHLMDWRI; encoded by the coding sequence GTGTCTGAAGCACTTCGAAATTTAAATAAAAATTTAGAGCGACAAGTTGAACTCTACAAGGAACTTATGACACTTGAAGAACTTAAACGAAAAGCATTAGTAGAAAATAATCTGCTTGAAATTGAATCGGTAACAGCACAGGAAGAGGCCTTCATCAGCAAGGTTAATCTACTGGAGAAAGAACGTCTCTTGTGGGCTGAACAAATAGGGCAGGAACTAGATAAAAAACCTGAAGATCTGACTTTAGCCGAACTTGCGGATTACTATCCACCTTTAGATAGAATTAGACATGATCTTGACCATGTAGTTGCTCAACTACAAGAAATTCATGAGATTAACTCCCTACTTCTCCGACAGGCAATGAAGATTGTCGACTATACAGTGGAACTTATGACACATCAAGAGAGTAACACTTATACATATCCAGGCCAGAAAACGAATGACATGACGAAGAAACGACATCTTATGGATTGGAGGATTTGA
- the flgM gene encoding flagellar biosynthesis anti-sigma factor FlgM, protein MKIDRTSMAPVGGIQAANRLKQVQNKTTASEADKIAVSDKAQVFQSLLQKAKEIPSVREEKVSALSEQIDRGEFQADGQRIAEILLRAYQKD, encoded by the coding sequence ATGAAAATAGACCGGACATCTATGGCCCCTGTAGGCGGGATTCAAGCTGCTAATCGATTGAAACAAGTTCAAAACAAAACGACTGCTTCTGAGGCGGATAAGATTGCCGTTTCAGATAAAGCACAAGTTTTTCAGTCCTTACTGCAAAAGGCTAAAGAGATACCCTCTGTTCGGGAGGAGAAAGTAAGCGCCTTATCAGAACAGATCGATCGAGGAGAGTTTCAAGCAGACGGGCAACGGATAGCTGAAATATTATTAAGGGCCTATCAAAAAGACTAA
- a CDS encoding flagellar motor protein — translation MDLSTILGIIVGFGCLIIGYILEGGSVSSLGGFSAAMIVFGGTAGAVIISFPLSNLKNLPKWIKLAFTSQTFGTEEAYETLLRFSEKARREGLLSLEHELEIVTDRFTHQGMQLVIDGTDPEITREILESNINILEKRHKVGISVFEAAGGYSPTMGIIGTVMGLVMVLGNLSDPEALSHSIAAAFIATLYGVASANLLWLPIATKLKMKDKAEVAAMEMVLDGILSIQAGQNPAILKEKLRTHMGSTPASMEKVKEGSAERRRAAVSESR, via the coding sequence ATGGATTTATCGACTATATTAGGTATCATCGTAGGTTTCGGGTGTCTGATCATCGGCTATATACTGGAAGGCGGAAGCGTAAGTTCCCTAGGGGGCTTTTCCGCTGCCATGATCGTCTTTGGGGGAACAGCCGGGGCTGTTATCATTAGCTTTCCTCTCTCCAACCTTAAGAACCTCCCTAAATGGATAAAGCTTGCCTTTACTTCTCAAACCTTCGGAACCGAAGAAGCCTATGAGACTTTGTTAAGGTTTTCAGAAAAGGCTCGCCGGGAAGGCTTACTCAGTCTGGAGCATGAACTGGAAATTGTAACAGATCGCTTTACTCACCAAGGCATGCAGCTGGTCATAGATGGGACAGACCCGGAAATAACTCGCGAGATCTTAGAATCTAATATCAATATATTAGAGAAAAGGCATAAGGTCGGAATCTCAGTATTCGAAGCTGCCGGAGGATATAGTCCCACAATGGGAATCATCGGGACAGTTATGGGTCTCGTCATGGTATTAGGAAATCTTTCAGACCCGGAAGCACTCTCCCACTCTATCGCTGCAGCTTTTATTGCTACTCTTTATGGGGTTGCCTCAGCGAACCTTTTATGGCTTCCTATAGCAACAAAGCTAAAAATGAAGGACAAAGCAGAGGTAGCGGCAATGGAGATGGTTCTGGACGGTATTCTCTCAATTCAAGCTGGACAAAATCCTGCTATTCTCAAAGAAAAACTAAGAACCCATATGGGTTCTACTCCGGCCTCTATGGAAAAAGTTAAAGAAGGTTCAGCCGAGCGCAGACGTGCAGCTGT